From the Stigmatella erecta genome, one window contains:
- a CDS encoding LVIVD repeat-containing protein produces MKRFLALSLSTLLPLVGCGKNENTLRRDCELEELDLSACDTASLGAVQAEGIWNMDFDFGDGEHSPGVIQFQGTSPHVAGLPLTGKRVEPGVLLMTSELTNANGVPLRYLFAGCRASSPTKVSGVFRRCANGTADLNGTFEAARLTRREGEAEASQVELVLELPLPSGSARDVFVSGGYAYVSAYEGGLHIFDVSTPAEPRPGSSRLVASLKPSAGDVWNEVWVQGATMYVASSTKGVLVYDVSKPSEPLYKKTVPGTGVDARALSLDGNWLYVAAPYPNAEVLIFDVTKPQEPSLSKRYFVENTRPDAGERPYGVQARNGRLYVSHWSYGLAVSDVANPAQPKRLGSFTYTGASSRTAVVGTFGSRTLAFEGGQAWNSYLRVLDVTSPENITQAGEFKLRPEISVQAMALSGERLYVAYYQDGLRVLQVSPSGALEQVGYYNTWREADTGRGASFYEGLSGIKAPGDGFIYASETSRGLLVFREQP; encoded by the coding sequence ATGAAACGTTTCCTGGCCCTGTCCCTCAGTACACTGCTCCCCCTGGTGGGGTGCGGGAAGAACGAAAACACCCTTCGCCGGGACTGCGAGCTCGAGGAGCTGGATCTGTCCGCGTGTGACACGGCCAGCCTCGGCGCCGTCCAGGCCGAAGGCATCTGGAACATGGACTTCGACTTCGGGGATGGGGAGCACTCCCCGGGCGTTATCCAGTTCCAGGGCACCAGCCCCCACGTCGCCGGGCTTCCCCTGACCGGGAAGCGGGTCGAGCCGGGCGTGCTCCTGATGACCAGCGAGCTGACGAACGCCAACGGGGTGCCGCTGCGCTACCTGTTCGCCGGGTGCAGGGCCTCGAGCCCCACGAAGGTGTCGGGGGTGTTCCGCCGGTGTGCCAACGGGACCGCGGACCTGAACGGCACCTTCGAGGCGGCGCGGCTCACCCGGCGCGAGGGCGAGGCCGAGGCCTCCCAGGTGGAGCTGGTGCTGGAGCTGCCCCTGCCGTCCGGCTCGGCCCGGGACGTGTTCGTGTCGGGGGGCTACGCCTATGTCTCGGCGTACGAGGGCGGCCTCCACATCTTCGATGTCTCCACGCCGGCCGAGCCCCGGCCGGGCAGCTCGCGCCTGGTGGCGTCGCTGAAGCCCAGCGCGGGCGACGTGTGGAACGAGGTCTGGGTGCAGGGCGCGACGATGTACGTGGCCTCCTCCACCAAGGGCGTGCTCGTCTATGACGTGTCGAAGCCCTCCGAGCCGCTCTACAAGAAGACGGTGCCGGGCACGGGCGTGGATGCGCGCGCGCTGTCGCTGGACGGCAACTGGCTGTACGTGGCGGCGCCGTACCCCAACGCCGAGGTGCTCATCTTCGACGTGACGAAGCCCCAGGAGCCGTCGCTCTCCAAGCGCTACTTCGTCGAGAACACCCGGCCGGACGCGGGCGAGCGCCCCTACGGGGTGCAGGCCCGCAACGGGCGGCTGTACGTGAGCCACTGGTCCTACGGCCTGGCGGTCTCGGACGTGGCGAACCCCGCCCAGCCCAAGCGCCTGGGCTCCTTCACGTACACGGGGGCCAGCTCGCGCACCGCCGTGGTGGGCACCTTCGGCAGCCGCACGCTGGCGTTCGAGGGCGGCCAGGCCTGGAACTCCTACCTGCGCGTGCTGGACGTGACGTCGCCGGAGAACATCACCCAGGCGGGCGAGTTCAAGCTGCGCCCGGAAATCTCCGTCCAGGCGATGGCGTTGTCGGGCGAGCGGCTTTACGTGGCGTACTATCAGGACGGACTGCGGGTACTCCAGGTATCGCCCTCGGGCGCGCTGGAACAGGTGGGCTACTACAACACCTGGCGGGAGGCGGACACCGGACGCGGGGCCTCTTTCTATGAAGGTCTCAGTGGCATCAAGGCGCCGGGAGATGGCTTCATCTATGCCTCGGAGACGTCCCGGGGCCT
- a CDS encoding chemotaxis protein CheB, producing MDPLDIGSRTGLQARSLLGRIDAVVVGVSAGGVDALSVLLPALPRDFHPAVLIVLHRPRDRPSLIVDVFQPKCLLPVSEAQDKEPVRPGMVCFAPADYHLLVDEGPSLALSVDEPVHFSRPSIDVLFESAADVYGPRLAALVLTGANADGARGIAAVREAGGVTVVQSPDTALATAMPLAALAQGPIDFVLPLEQVARWLRAIGSAAGG from the coding sequence ATGGACCCCTTGGACATTGGCAGCCGCACGGGACTCCAGGCCCGCTCGCTCCTGGGCCGCATCGACGCCGTCGTCGTGGGCGTGTCCGCGGGCGGCGTGGATGCGCTGTCGGTGCTCCTGCCCGCGCTGCCCAGGGACTTCCATCCCGCGGTGCTCATCGTCCTGCACCGCCCCCGGGACCGGCCCAGCTTGATTGTCGATGTCTTCCAGCCCAAGTGCCTGCTGCCGGTGAGCGAGGCGCAGGACAAGGAGCCGGTGCGGCCCGGCATGGTCTGCTTCGCCCCCGCGGACTACCACCTGCTGGTGGACGAGGGGCCCTCGCTGGCGCTCTCGGTGGACGAGCCCGTGCACTTCTCCCGCCCCTCCATCGACGTGCTGTTCGAGTCGGCGGCGGACGTCTACGGGCCCCGGCTCGCGGCGCTCGTCCTCACGGGCGCCAACGCCGATGGGGCCCGGGGCATCGCCGCGGTGCGCGAGGCGGGGGGCGTCACCGTGGTGCAGAGCCCGGACACGGCGCTGGCCACCGCCATGCCCCTGGCGGCGCTCGCCCAGGGGCCCATTGATTTTGTCCTCCCGCTGGAACAGGTGGCCCGGTGGCTCCGGGCCATCGGGTCCGCGGCGGGGGGATGA
- a CDS encoding tolB protein precursor protein — protein sequence MNRRPLVAAALLVLLPSAALAQVFVVPRRAERSAVNTFDFEWKHVDILVGPAATGVADAPERTAYPQPPGAPAGPATGAPATDAPADPMAPPLDPPQETRQTRSDPPSPGGMDTAQAHAPDGGTPGSDGGPVTVPESPGPLQASVDGGADGGTSLTIEFADGGSADGGPKYATSLGAATGGVRFYFYERERTVAERATPLIEEAYRYLVEQFQYVPTKTFPYILYNSYQEFLQTNVFFVQEGTLGVTSTEDLKLSLPYLGDHQLFEEISTHELAHQFTIQKVRTLADTEKTFGDPLQAIPLWFIEGLAEFYAKRGLDPEAEMLVRDLMVNPDLMKGYAFLDFFSPGPYGYLWIYKVGQTRVAFLEDEYGKGFTQRVLNESPRLVSAGKGSQALKFEELLERLTGDNPKKISARFENWMKRRAFKTYLGSEQAAPALDLLEERTGIVTALNSSPDGRLLLYRTIIPETGESRLYLVDPKAPQSAEKVVSDGQPGAESLHPIFGRNFALSKDNVAYVAEVNGRDVIYVRRYTYTAQQRTQDALERRSAIRTTVKRETSFSVDIDLGDTTAYRVGQHGLLGVASVAFSPDGQSLAFIGINEAGFRDVYVLSLAGGKNAQPVKLTDDQYTERHLTWGPGGIVYTSDATSHRHFNLFRVQPTPGTPERLTTEDRDEADPVALADGRIFFVAYRNSSSDLHELMPGGAIVRRSDLTTGVFEPGPGPEGSLWMLFHQSGERRPARLEAPKMLNLPTAGADVPAEPPVPLAARPLDNAQDYRPLAWENIEFGPFLGFAGAGSGGFFGQVFAMATDRLSDHAVLLNLAVYGSFELTDGVLLYVNQEKRSTWATGLFQSLRFRLDESFADENTTFFSGERYFGATGTLRYPLSSFFYLQGDVSAGGASYFIDSYTAFRLNNPSFNGAGRDLYTPWLAANDDMRFQTELTGQVGYNNIRYHYATGPLSGSSALLELTAGAQPFDEQTYSNVRLDLEHYFSVYGRTNLMFRAAGGTTFGGRYARSYYLSSFDTLRGVNFRDEDWLLGRHFAYSTVELQVPLNDLIRIAFLSDLEAVAAVDVGGVGNSSRQLWDRRVLDFVLGANIALGPLVLRLHFARPVDIGADAGKPDPGWVTNFSIGIAGLNGFFDQRGEARGKPTVMPPPGFIGGPRAGL from the coding sequence GTGAACCGTCGCCCCCTCGTTGCCGCCGCGCTCCTGGTCTTGCTGCCCAGCGCCGCGCTCGCTCAGGTCTTCGTCGTTCCCCGCCGCGCCGAACGCAGCGCCGTCAACACCTTCGACTTCGAGTGGAAGCACGTCGACATCCTCGTGGGCCCCGCCGCCACCGGCGTAGCCGATGCTCCCGAGCGCACGGCCTACCCCCAGCCGCCCGGCGCCCCGGCCGGCCCCGCCACCGGCGCCCCCGCCACCGACGCGCCTGCCGACCCCATGGCCCCCCCGCTGGATCCCCCCCAGGAGACGCGGCAGACGCGCTCGGATCCGCCCTCCCCGGGCGGCATGGACACGGCCCAGGCCCACGCGCCCGACGGCGGGACGCCCGGCTCCGACGGGGGCCCCGTCACCGTGCCCGAGTCCCCCGGCCCACTGCAGGCCTCCGTGGACGGGGGCGCCGACGGGGGCACCAGCCTCACCATCGAGTTCGCCGATGGCGGCAGCGCCGATGGCGGCCCCAAGTACGCCACCTCGCTGGGGGCGGCCACCGGCGGCGTGCGCTTCTACTTCTACGAGCGCGAGCGCACCGTCGCCGAGCGCGCCACGCCCCTCATCGAGGAGGCCTACCGCTACCTCGTGGAGCAGTTCCAGTACGTGCCCACGAAGACATTCCCCTACATCCTCTACAACTCCTACCAGGAGTTCCTGCAGACCAACGTCTTCTTCGTGCAGGAGGGCACCCTCGGCGTCACCAGCACCGAGGACCTGAAGCTGTCGCTGCCGTACCTGGGGGACCACCAGCTCTTCGAGGAGATCAGCACGCACGAGCTGGCGCACCAGTTCACCATCCAGAAGGTGCGCACCCTGGCGGACACCGAGAAGACGTTCGGGGATCCGCTGCAGGCCATTCCGCTCTGGTTCATCGAGGGCCTGGCCGAGTTCTACGCCAAGCGGGGGTTGGATCCCGAGGCGGAGATGCTCGTGCGGGACCTGATGGTGAACCCCGATCTGATGAAGGGCTATGCCTTCCTGGACTTCTTCTCGCCCGGGCCCTACGGCTACCTGTGGATCTACAAGGTAGGCCAGACGCGCGTGGCCTTCCTGGAGGATGAGTACGGCAAGGGCTTCACCCAGCGGGTGCTCAACGAGTCGCCCCGGCTCGTCTCCGCGGGCAAGGGCTCCCAGGCGCTGAAGTTCGAGGAGCTGCTGGAGCGGCTCACCGGCGACAACCCGAAGAAGATCTCCGCCCGCTTCGAGAACTGGATGAAGCGGCGCGCCTTCAAGACGTACCTCGGCTCCGAGCAGGCCGCGCCCGCGCTGGACTTGCTGGAGGAGCGCACCGGCATCGTCACCGCGCTCAACAGCTCACCGGATGGAAGGCTCCTGCTCTACCGCACCATCATCCCGGAGACGGGCGAGAGCCGGCTGTACCTGGTGGACCCCAAGGCGCCCCAGAGCGCCGAGAAGGTGGTGAGCGACGGGCAGCCCGGGGCCGAGTCGCTCCACCCCATCTTCGGGCGCAACTTCGCCCTGTCGAAGGACAACGTGGCCTACGTGGCGGAGGTGAACGGGCGCGACGTCATCTACGTGCGGCGCTACACGTACACCGCCCAGCAGCGCACCCAGGATGCGCTGGAGCGGCGCAGCGCCATCCGCACCACCGTCAAGCGCGAGACGAGCTTCTCGGTGGACATCGACCTGGGGGACACCACCGCCTACCGCGTGGGCCAGCACGGGCTGCTGGGCGTGGCCTCGGTGGCGTTCTCCCCGGATGGCCAGTCCCTGGCCTTCATCGGCATCAACGAGGCGGGCTTCCGGGACGTGTACGTGCTGTCGCTCGCCGGGGGCAAGAACGCCCAGCCGGTGAAGCTCACGGATGACCAGTACACCGAGCGGCACCTCACCTGGGGCCCCGGCGGCATCGTCTACACCTCGGATGCCACGTCCCACCGCCACTTCAACCTCTTCCGGGTGCAGCCCACCCCGGGCACCCCCGAGCGCCTCACCACCGAGGACCGCGACGAGGCGGACCCCGTGGCCCTGGCCGATGGCCGCATCTTCTTCGTGGCCTACCGCAACAGCAGCTCGGACCTGCACGAGCTGATGCCCGGGGGCGCCATCGTCCGGCGCTCGGACCTCACCACTGGCGTCTTCGAGCCGGGCCCCGGCCCCGAGGGCAGCCTGTGGATGCTCTTCCACCAGTCCGGGGAGCGGCGGCCCGCGAGGCTCGAGGCCCCCAAGATGCTGAACCTGCCCACCGCGGGCGCGGACGTGCCGGCCGAGCCGCCGGTGCCGCTCGCCGCGCGGCCCCTGGACAATGCCCAGGACTACCGGCCGCTGGCCTGGGAGAACATCGAGTTCGGCCCGTTCCTCGGCTTCGCGGGGGCCGGCAGCGGCGGGTTCTTCGGCCAGGTGTTCGCCATGGCGACCGACCGGCTGAGCGACCACGCGGTGCTCCTCAACCTCGCCGTCTACGGCTCGTTCGAGCTGACCGATGGCGTGCTGCTCTACGTGAACCAGGAGAAGCGCTCCACCTGGGCCACGGGCCTCTTCCAGTCCCTGCGCTTCCGGCTCGACGAGAGCTTCGCGGACGAGAACACCACCTTCTTCTCCGGCGAGCGCTACTTCGGCGCCACTGGCACCCTGCGTTACCCGCTCAGCAGCTTCTTCTACCTCCAGGGCGACGTGTCGGCCGGTGGCGCCTCGTACTTCATCGACTCGTACACCGCCTTCCGCCTGAACAACCCGTCGTTCAACGGCGCGGGCCGGGACTTGTACACCCCCTGGCTGGCCGCCAACGACGACATGCGCTTCCAGACGGAGCTGACCGGCCAGGTGGGCTACAACAACATCCGCTACCACTACGCCACCGGGCCGCTCTCGGGCTCCTCCGCGCTGCTGGAGCTCACCGCGGGCGCGCAGCCCTTCGACGAGCAGACCTACAGCAACGTGCGGCTGGACCTGGAGCACTACTTCTCCGTGTATGGCCGCACCAACCTCATGTTCCGCGCCGCGGGCGGCACCACGTTCGGCGGCCGCTACGCGCGCTCCTACTACCTCTCCAGCTTCGACACGCTGCGCGGGGTGAACTTCCGCGACGAGGACTGGCTGCTGGGGCGGCACTTCGCCTACTCCACGGTGGAGCTGCAGGTGCCGCTCAATGATCTCATCCGCATCGCCTTCCTCAGCGACCTGGAGGCCGTGGCGGCCGTGGACGTGGGCGGCGTGGGCAACTCGTCCCGGCAGCTCTGGGACCGGCGCGTGCTGGACTTCGTGCTGGGCGCCAACATCGCCCTGGGGCCGCTCGTGCTCCGGCTGCACTTCGCCCGCCCCGTGGACATCGGCGCGGACGCGGGCAAGCCGGACCCCGGCTGGGTGACCAACTTCTCCATTGGCATCGCCGGGCTCAACGGCTTCTTCGATCAGCGGGGCGAGGCCCGCGGCAAGCCCACCGTCATGCCCCCGCCGGGCTTCATCGGCGGCCCCCGCGCGGGGCTCTGA
- a CDS encoding hybrid sensor histidine kinase/response regulator — protein MSMSTRVKCLLVDDLEENLLALGGLLRREDVEVLQARSGAEALELLLRHDVALAFLDVQMPEMDGFELAELMRGMERTRHVPIIFVTAGVRDQHRLFKGYEAGAVDFLYKPLEPHVLRNKADVFFQLYRQKQQLAHQLQELSETLRLNEMFTAVLGHDLRNPLSAILTSADLLHRRTADEAVRRTAGRMLSSGKRMGRMIEDVLDLARARLAGGISLKRGSTDFGQLVQRIVQEHQSAFPQHRIEVHQEGDLVGDWDSDRLAQVASNLIGNALQHGDTGEPVRVRLEGLGKEGVVFSVTNRGAIPRELKVSLFDPFRGGQRQRGRSEGLGLGLYIVQQIIHAHQGSVNVQTDSGEHTVFRVELPRQGLEVIKL, from the coding sequence ATGTCCATGTCCACACGGGTGAAATGCCTGCTCGTCGATGACCTCGAGGAGAACCTCCTCGCCCTCGGGGGACTGTTGCGCCGGGAGGACGTGGAGGTCCTCCAGGCCCGCTCGGGCGCGGAGGCCCTGGAGCTGCTGCTGCGGCACGACGTGGCGCTGGCCTTCCTGGACGTGCAGATGCCGGAGATGGACGGCTTCGAGCTCGCCGAGCTGATGCGTGGCATGGAGCGCACGCGCCACGTGCCCATCATCTTCGTCACCGCGGGGGTGAGGGACCAGCACCGGCTCTTCAAGGGCTACGAGGCCGGGGCGGTGGACTTCCTCTACAAGCCGCTGGAGCCCCACGTGCTGCGCAACAAGGCGGACGTCTTCTTCCAGCTCTACCGGCAGAAGCAGCAGCTCGCCCACCAGCTCCAGGAGCTGAGCGAGACCCTGCGCCTCAACGAGATGTTCACGGCGGTGCTGGGGCACGACCTGCGCAACCCCCTGAGCGCCATCCTCACCTCGGCGGACCTGCTCCACCGCCGCACGGCGGACGAGGCCGTGCGCAGGACGGCGGGGCGCATGCTCTCCAGCGGCAAGCGCATGGGGCGGATGATCGAGGACGTGCTGGATCTGGCGCGGGCCCGGCTCGCGGGGGGCATCAGCCTCAAGCGGGGATCGACGGACTTCGGCCAGCTCGTCCAGCGCATCGTCCAGGAGCACCAGTCGGCCTTTCCCCAGCACCGCATCGAGGTGCACCAGGAGGGCGACCTCGTGGGGGACTGGGACTCGGACCGCCTGGCGCAGGTGGCCTCCAACCTCATCGGCAACGCGCTCCAGCACGGGGACACCGGCGAGCCGGTGCGCGTGCGGCTGGAGGGCCTAGGCAAGGAGGGCGTCGTCTTCTCGGTGACCAACCGGGGCGCCATCCCCCGGGAGCTGAAGGTCTCCTTGTTTGATCCGTTCCGGGGCGGCCAGCGGCAGCGCGGGCGCAGCGAGGGGCTGGGGCTGGGGCTCTACATCGTCCAGCAGATCATCCACGCGCACCAGGGCAGCGTGAATGTCCAGACGGACTCCGGCGAGCACACGGTGTTCCGCGTGGAGCTGCCGCGCCAGGGGCTCGAGGTCATCAAGCTGTAG
- a CDS encoding CheR family methyltransferase, translating into MASKDIDIELRLLLDAIYLKYHYDFRGYAMASLKRRLLQAAERFGCHTLSQLQDRLIHEPAAFPALLDFLTVQVSEMFRDPSYFRSLRERVVPLLRTYPSLRVWVAGCSTGEEVYSLAILLQEEGLLERTLIYATDINTNALQRAEAGVYAVDRIAQFTQNHHRSGARTSLSEYYTAAYGNAVFDKALKAHIVFSDHSLATDSVFAEVQLLSCRNVLIYFNRELQDRAIGLFREALCHKGFLGLGAKEFLRFSAHEDAFTEVVRDDRIFQKR; encoded by the coding sequence ATGGCCTCGAAGGACATCGACATCGAGCTGCGGCTCCTGCTCGACGCCATCTACCTCAAGTACCACTACGACTTCCGGGGCTATGCCATGGCCTCGCTGAAGCGCCGCCTGCTCCAGGCCGCGGAGCGCTTCGGGTGCCACACCCTCTCGCAGCTCCAGGACCGGCTCATCCACGAGCCGGCCGCCTTCCCCGCGCTGCTCGACTTCCTCACCGTGCAGGTGAGCGAGATGTTCCGGGACCCGTCCTACTTCCGCTCCCTGCGTGAGCGCGTGGTGCCCCTCCTGCGCACCTATCCGTCCCTGCGCGTGTGGGTGGCTGGCTGCAGCACGGGCGAGGAGGTCTACTCCCTGGCCATCCTGCTGCAGGAGGAAGGGCTGCTGGAGCGCACGCTCATCTACGCCACGGACATCAACACCAATGCCCTGCAGCGCGCCGAGGCGGGCGTGTATGCCGTGGACCGCATCGCCCAGTTCACCCAGAACCACCACAGGTCCGGGGCCCGCACCTCGCTGTCGGAGTACTACACGGCCGCCTACGGCAACGCCGTCTTCGACAAGGCCTTGAAGGCGCACATCGTCTTCTCGGACCACAGCCTGGCCACCGACAGCGTCTTCGCGGAGGTGCAGCTGCTCTCGTGCCGCAACGTCCTCATCTACTTCAACCGGGAGCTGCAGGACCGCGCCATCGGGCTGTTCCGGGAGGCGCTCTGCCACAAGGGCTTCCTGGGACTGGGCGCCAAGGAGTTCCTGCGCTTCTCCGCGCACGAGGACGCCTTCACGGAAGTCGTCCGCGACGATCGGATCTTCCAGAAACGGTAG